The proteins below come from a single Phocoena sinus isolate mPhoSin1 chromosome 2, mPhoSin1.pri, whole genome shotgun sequence genomic window:
- the ELL3 gene encoding RNA polymerase II elongation factor ELL3 isoform X1, producing MEGPQELLSRKLRPCFTPAARTSLLLLRLNDAALRALHECQRQQVRPVIAFQGNRGYLRVPGPGWSRLFSFIVSQCGQEGPGGGLDLVCQHLGRSGPNRLHCLGPLRERLTIWAAMDSIPAPSSVQGHNLTKDARDHESWQNMGDYSAGDTISQPQMALEEVPDPLASSQGQSLPGSLREHMAQWEVRNQTHLPNREPDQVLPSSASQKHVDKKRPAPAATVKLKEKRLRPLSLAPSPLQGLPSQELQEGEDWEQEDKDEDISPRLVHSPSVQADSESPSPEEVPDYLLQYRAIHSAEQHHAYKQDFETDYAEYRTLHARVGAANQRFRELGAEMKSTQRGTPEYKMLEEKIVQEYKKFRKRYPGYREEKHRCEYLHQKLSHIKGLILEFEEKNRGS from the exons ATGGAGGGACCCCAGGAGCTTCTGAGTAGGAAGCTCCGTCCCTGCTTCACCCCCGCTGCCCGGACCAGCCTCCTGCTGCTCAGGCTCAACGACGCGGCGCTGCGGGCGCTGCACGAGTGTCAGCGGCAACAG GTTCGGCCAGTGATTGCTTTCCAAGGCAACCGAGGG TATTTGAGGGTCCCAGGTCCTGGCTGGTCCCGCCTCTTTTCCTTCATAGTGTCTCAGTGTGGCCAGGAGGGCCCTGGTGGTGGCTTGGACCTTGTGTGCCAACATTTAGGCAG ATCTGGGCCTAACCGCCTCCACTGCCTGGGTCCACTCAGGGAGCGCCTCACTATTTGGGCAGCCATGGATTCTATCCCAGCCCCATCTTCAGTTCAGGGACACAACCTGACTAAAGATGCCAGAGATCATGAGAGCTGGCAGAACATGGGAGACTATTCTGCAGGAGACACAATTTCACAGCCACAGATGGCACTAGAAGAG GTGCCAGATCCACTGGCAAGCAGCCAAGGACAGTCACTCCCAGGATCCTTGAGGGAACACATGGCACAGTGGGAAGTGAG GAACCAGACCCATCTTCCGAACAGAGAGCCTGATCAGGTACTGCCTTCCTCTGCTAGCCAGAAACACGTGGACAAG AAACGTCCAGCACCTGCAGCTActgtaaaactaaaagaaaagaggCTCAGACCTCTGTCTCTAGCTCCAAGTCCCCTACAAGGGCTGCCTAGTCAGGAGCTACAGGAGGGAGAAGATTGGGAGCAAGAAGATAAAGATGAAGACATTAGCCCCAGGCTGGTGCACAGTCCCTCAGTTCAAGCAG ACTCTGAATCCCCAAGCCCTGAAGAGGTACCAGATTACCTCCT GCAATACAGGGCCATCCACAGTGCAGAACAGCACCATGCTTACAAGCAGGACTTTGAGACAGATTATGCTGAATACCGCACTCTGCATGCCCGTGTTGGGGCTGCAAACCAAAGGTTCAGAGAGCTGGGAGCAGAGATGAAGAGCACTCAACGAGGAACACCAGAATACAAG ATGCTGGAAGAAAAGATAGTCCAGGAATATAAAAAGTTCAGGAAG CGGTACCCAGGTTACAGGGAAGAAAAGCACCGCTGTGAGTACCTGCATCAGAAATTGTCCCACATTAAAGGTCTCATCCTGGAGTTTGAGGAAAAGAACAGGGGCAGCTGA
- the ELL3 gene encoding RNA polymerase II elongation factor ELL3 isoform X2, with the protein MEGPQELLSRKLRPCFTPAARTSLLLLRLNDAALRALHECQRQQVRPVIAFQGNRGYLRVPGPGWSRLFSFIVSQCGQEGPGGGLDLVCQHLGRSGPNRLHCLGPLRERLTIWAAMDSIPAPSSVQGHNLTKDARDHESWQNMGDYSAGDTISQPQMALEEVPDPLASSQGQSLPGSLREHMAQWEVRNQTHLPNREPDQKRPAPAATVKLKEKRLRPLSLAPSPLQGLPSQELQEGEDWEQEDKDEDISPRLVHSPSVQADSESPSPEEVPDYLLQYRAIHSAEQHHAYKQDFETDYAEYRTLHARVGAANQRFRELGAEMKSTQRGTPEYKMLEEKIVQEYKKFRKRYPGYREEKHRCEYLHQKLSHIKGLILEFEEKNRGS; encoded by the exons ATGGAGGGACCCCAGGAGCTTCTGAGTAGGAAGCTCCGTCCCTGCTTCACCCCCGCTGCCCGGACCAGCCTCCTGCTGCTCAGGCTCAACGACGCGGCGCTGCGGGCGCTGCACGAGTGTCAGCGGCAACAG GTTCGGCCAGTGATTGCTTTCCAAGGCAACCGAGGG TATTTGAGGGTCCCAGGTCCTGGCTGGTCCCGCCTCTTTTCCTTCATAGTGTCTCAGTGTGGCCAGGAGGGCCCTGGTGGTGGCTTGGACCTTGTGTGCCAACATTTAGGCAG ATCTGGGCCTAACCGCCTCCACTGCCTGGGTCCACTCAGGGAGCGCCTCACTATTTGGGCAGCCATGGATTCTATCCCAGCCCCATCTTCAGTTCAGGGACACAACCTGACTAAAGATGCCAGAGATCATGAGAGCTGGCAGAACATGGGAGACTATTCTGCAGGAGACACAATTTCACAGCCACAGATGGCACTAGAAGAG GTGCCAGATCCACTGGCAAGCAGCCAAGGACAGTCACTCCCAGGATCCTTGAGGGAACACATGGCACAGTGGGAAGTGAG GAACCAGACCCATCTTCCGAACAGAGAGCCTGATCAG AAACGTCCAGCACCTGCAGCTActgtaaaactaaaagaaaagaggCTCAGACCTCTGTCTCTAGCTCCAAGTCCCCTACAAGGGCTGCCTAGTCAGGAGCTACAGGAGGGAGAAGATTGGGAGCAAGAAGATAAAGATGAAGACATTAGCCCCAGGCTGGTGCACAGTCCCTCAGTTCAAGCAG ACTCTGAATCCCCAAGCCCTGAAGAGGTACCAGATTACCTCCT GCAATACAGGGCCATCCACAGTGCAGAACAGCACCATGCTTACAAGCAGGACTTTGAGACAGATTATGCTGAATACCGCACTCTGCATGCCCGTGTTGGGGCTGCAAACCAAAGGTTCAGAGAGCTGGGAGCAGAGATGAAGAGCACTCAACGAGGAACACCAGAATACAAG ATGCTGGAAGAAAAGATAGTCCAGGAATATAAAAAGTTCAGGAAG CGGTACCCAGGTTACAGGGAAGAAAAGCACCGCTGTGAGTACCTGCATCAGAAATTGTCCCACATTAAAGGTCTCATCCTGGAGTTTGAGGAAAAGAACAGGGGCAGCTGA